A single Lolium perenne isolate Kyuss_39 chromosome 6, Kyuss_2.0, whole genome shotgun sequence DNA region contains:
- the LOC127307168 gene encoding protein FAR1-RELATED SEQUENCE 6 isoform X1 — protein MVEELPRQVPIESVAASVDGNMPEVPQNGALPRNVAESQVLGGTPGRELPLHQGKEVIFVDDNDSGQEDAGKAKVDENAPRYGLRFKTYDDALEYYKQYAADSGFSTIILKSSYLKSGVCRRLVLGCSRAGRGRANACYLSRETVKINCPARISLKLRQDRWLHIDDAKLDHNHPLNQSSEPLMSCYTKLTDAKNREAASSRLKGRRNVPIPDKVQGNFTEIGRLKFGEGDDEHIQKFFGTMQNKNPNFFYLLDLDKKGRLRNLFWSDARSQAAYEYFGQREVVYFDTSYLTEKYDLPLVFFTGMNNHGQSVLFGTGLLSDLSAESYTWLFRAFLACIKHQYPNAIITEHYNAILDAAREVFSQVRHRLCLYRIMRDVAENLKTHAEFKTIKRALKKVTYGSLKKPEFEADWKRIIEDHGLAENQCLSSLYEHRELWAPAYLKDQFWVGMSVSQRGESVASYYDGFVYPKTSLKQFFSKYEMILESKYKKELQADEESSHRTPLTVTKFYMEEQLAKAYTINMFRKFQDELKATMYCDGMPSKVDGSIVTFEVKECSYMEDGKETESRTCEVYFDKEGLTVVCECGFYQFTGILCRHALSVLKLHEMFEIPSAYVLDRWKRDYKKLHALVHYPNEMLLGDTVERHDYLFTQCRQVLNLGFISDNRYLVALKLLREAEKALLDEGQAAGERQLRLLSFEAETPENGQGLFGPEFSEGVRNSLSTNAKRRGRPAKEVADNSDAALRSNKEQQDFLRSSFVTAEANMIQGTPSASHHESPHMEVHAGIDLMEGISPNLSYGAPFAMDVNHQHHQLPNQPRMMPNNFMQVQTDPHAFENQWGYNPTVQDNSIIRTPTRRVG, from the exons ATGGTAGAGGAGTTGCCGAGGCAGGTGCCAATCGAGAGTGTGGCTGCTAGTGTCGATGGGAACATGCCAGAGGTACCACAGAATGGCGCATTGCCGAGGAATGTTGCAGAATCTCAG GTTTTGGGAGGTACCCCTGGGAGGGAGTTGCCGTTGCATCAGGGCAAGGAGGTGATCTTCGTTGATGACAATGATAGCGGCCAGGAAGATGCTGGGAAGGCCAAGGTGGATGAGAACGCTCCGCGTTACGGCCTGAGATTCAAAACTTATGATGACGCACTGGAATACTACAAGCAGTACGCGGCGGATTCTGGCTTTTCGACGATCATTCTCAAGTCATCCTACTTGAAGTCAGGGGTGTGTCGGAGGCTGGTGCTTGGATGCAGTCGGGCTGGGAGAGGGAGAGCAAATGCTTGCTATCTGTCTAGAGAAACAGTAAAGATAAACTGCCCAGCTAGGATCTCGTTGAAGCTAAGGCAAGATAGGTGGCTTCATATTGACGACGCGAAGCTCGATCACAACCATCCGCTCAACCAATCCTCGGAGCCGCTCATGAGCTGTTACACGAAATTGACCGATGCGAAGAATCGGGAAGCTGCTTCATCACGATTAAAAGGACGCAGGAATGTTCCAATACCTGACAAGGTGCAAGGGAACTTTACTGAGATTGGAAGGCTTAAATTCGGGGAAGGAGATGATGAGCACATTCAGAAGTTTTTCGGGACTATGCAGAATAAAAACCCAAACTTCTTCTACTTACTAGATTTGGACAAAAAAGGGCGTCTACGCAACTTGTTTTGGAGTGATGCTAGGTCACAGGCTGCTTATGAATACTTTGGTCAAAGGGAAGTTGTTTACTTTGACACTTCATACTTGACCGAGAAGTATGATTTGCCACTTGTTTTCTTCACGGGGATGAATAATCATGGCCAGTCTGTTCTGTTTGGTACTGGTTTACTTTCAGATCTAAGTGCTGAGAGCTATACTTGGTTATTTAGAGCATTTTTGGCATGTATAAAACATCAATACCCAAACGCAATCATCACTGAGCATTACAATGCTATTCTAGATGCAGCTAGAGAAGTATTTTCCCAAGTTAGACACCGCCTTTGTCTGTATCGCATTATGAGAGATGTGGCAGAGAACCTGAAAACACATGCAGAATTCAAAACAATTAAGAGAGCACTGAAGAAAGTAACATATGGGTCCTTGAAGAAACCAGAGTTTGAAGCTGACTGGAAGAGAATTATTGAGGATCATGGACTTGCAGAAAATCAGTGCCTCAGTTCCTTGTACGAGCATCGGGAATTATGGGCTCCTGCTTATCTGAAAGACCAATTCTGGGTAGGTATGTCAGTTTCACAGCGTGGGGAGTCTGTTGCTTCATACTATGATGGATTTGTGTACCCCAAAACTTCTTTGAAGCAATTTTTCAGTAAATACGAGATGATATTGGAGAGTAAATACAAGAAAGAGTTGCAAGCAGATGAAGAATCCTCCCATAGAACTCCACTGACTGTAACAAAGTTCTACATGGAAGAGCAGTTGGCCAAAGCCTACACAATCAACATGTTCAGGAAATTTCAGGATGAGCTGAAAGCAACAATGTATTGTGATGGCATGCCAAGTAAAGTTGATGGCTCAATTGTTACTTTTGAAGTGAAAGAATGCTCATACATGGAAGATGGAAAGGAGACGGAGAGCAGGACTTGTGAAGTTTATTTTGATAAAGAAGGGCTCACTGTTGTTTGTGAGTGTGGTTTCTATCAGTTCACTGGTATCTTATGTAGACATGCATTGTCTGTGCTAAAGTTGCATGAGATGTTTGAGATTCCGTCAGCATATGTCCTTGATCGTTGGAAAAGAGACTATAAGAAATTGCATGCTTTGGTACATTACCCTAATGAGATGCTCCTTGGTGACACAGTTGAGCGTCATGATTATTTGTTCACACAATGCCGACAGGTGCTCAATTTGGGCTTCATATCTGATAATAGGTACCTTGTTGCTCTGAAGTTACTGAGAGAAGCAGAAAAGGCTCTTCTGGACGAGGGCCAAGCTGCTGGAGAGAGGCAACTGAGGCTTCTCTCATTCGAAGCTGAAACGCCTGAAAATGGACAAGGCCTTTTTGGTCCTGAGTTTTCAGAGGGTGTAAGGAATTCTCTGTCAACAAATGCTAAACGCCGGGGTCGTCCAGCAAAGGAAGTGGCAGACAATTCAGATGCGGCATTACGGTCAAATAAAGAACAG CAGGATTTTCTGCGATCATCATTTGTGACAGCTGAAGCTAACATGATTCAAGGGACACCGTCAGCTTCCCATCATGAAAGTCCTCACATGGAAGTGCATGCAGGCATTGATTTAATG GAAGGAATATCTCCAAACCTGTCATATGGAGCTCCATTTGCAATGGATGTTAATCACCAACATCATCAATTGCCTAATCAACCAAGGATGATGCCGAACAACTTTATGCAG GTACAGACAGATCCCCATGCGTTTGAGAATCAGTGGGGTTACAACCCAACAGTGCAG GATAATTCAATTATAAGAACTCCTACGAGAAGGGTGGGGTAG
- the LOC127307168 gene encoding protein FAR1-RELATED SEQUENCE 6 isoform X2 has protein sequence MVEELPRQVPIESVAASVDGNMPEVPQNGALPRNVAESQVLGGTPGRELPLHQGKEVIFVDDNDSGQEDAGKAKVDENAPRYGLRFKTYDDALEYYKQYAADSGFSTIILKSSYLKSGVCRRLVLGCSRAGRGRANACYLSRETVKINCPARISLKLRQDRWLHIDDAKLDHNHPLNQSSEPLMSCYTKLTDAKNREAASSRLKGRRNVPIPDKVQGNFTEIGRLKFGEGDDEHIQKFFGTMQNKNPNFFYLLDLDKKGRLRNLFWSDARSQAAYEYFGQREVVYFDTSYLTEKYDLPLVFFTGMNNHGQSVLFGTGLLSDLSAESYTWLFRAFLACIKHQYPNAIITEHYNAILDAAREVFSQVRHRLCLYRIMRDVAENLKTHAEFKTIKRALKKVTYGSLKKPEFEADWKRIIEDHGLAENQCLSSLYEHRELWAPAYLKDQFWVGMSVSQRGESVASYYDGFVYPKTSLKQFFSKYEMILESKYKKELQADEESSHRTPLTVTKFYMEEQLAKAYTINMFRKFQDELKATMYCDGMPSKVDGSIVTFEVKECSYMEDGKETESRTCEVYFDKEGLTVVCECGFYQFTGILCRHALSVLKLHEMFEIPSAYVLDRWKRDYKKLHALVHYPNEMLLGDTVERHDYLFTQCRQVLNLGFISDNRYLVALKLLREAEKALLDEGQAAGERQLRLLSFEAETPENGQGLFGPEFSEGVRNSLSTNAKRRGRPAKEVADNSDAALRSNKEQDFLRSSFVTAEANMIQGTPSASHHESPHMEVHAGIDLMEGISPNLSYGAPFAMDVNHQHHQLPNQPRMMPNNFMQVQTDPHAFENQWGYNPTVQDNSIIRTPTRRVG, from the exons ATGGTAGAGGAGTTGCCGAGGCAGGTGCCAATCGAGAGTGTGGCTGCTAGTGTCGATGGGAACATGCCAGAGGTACCACAGAATGGCGCATTGCCGAGGAATGTTGCAGAATCTCAG GTTTTGGGAGGTACCCCTGGGAGGGAGTTGCCGTTGCATCAGGGCAAGGAGGTGATCTTCGTTGATGACAATGATAGCGGCCAGGAAGATGCTGGGAAGGCCAAGGTGGATGAGAACGCTCCGCGTTACGGCCTGAGATTCAAAACTTATGATGACGCACTGGAATACTACAAGCAGTACGCGGCGGATTCTGGCTTTTCGACGATCATTCTCAAGTCATCCTACTTGAAGTCAGGGGTGTGTCGGAGGCTGGTGCTTGGATGCAGTCGGGCTGGGAGAGGGAGAGCAAATGCTTGCTATCTGTCTAGAGAAACAGTAAAGATAAACTGCCCAGCTAGGATCTCGTTGAAGCTAAGGCAAGATAGGTGGCTTCATATTGACGACGCGAAGCTCGATCACAACCATCCGCTCAACCAATCCTCGGAGCCGCTCATGAGCTGTTACACGAAATTGACCGATGCGAAGAATCGGGAAGCTGCTTCATCACGATTAAAAGGACGCAGGAATGTTCCAATACCTGACAAGGTGCAAGGGAACTTTACTGAGATTGGAAGGCTTAAATTCGGGGAAGGAGATGATGAGCACATTCAGAAGTTTTTCGGGACTATGCAGAATAAAAACCCAAACTTCTTCTACTTACTAGATTTGGACAAAAAAGGGCGTCTACGCAACTTGTTTTGGAGTGATGCTAGGTCACAGGCTGCTTATGAATACTTTGGTCAAAGGGAAGTTGTTTACTTTGACACTTCATACTTGACCGAGAAGTATGATTTGCCACTTGTTTTCTTCACGGGGATGAATAATCATGGCCAGTCTGTTCTGTTTGGTACTGGTTTACTTTCAGATCTAAGTGCTGAGAGCTATACTTGGTTATTTAGAGCATTTTTGGCATGTATAAAACATCAATACCCAAACGCAATCATCACTGAGCATTACAATGCTATTCTAGATGCAGCTAGAGAAGTATTTTCCCAAGTTAGACACCGCCTTTGTCTGTATCGCATTATGAGAGATGTGGCAGAGAACCTGAAAACACATGCAGAATTCAAAACAATTAAGAGAGCACTGAAGAAAGTAACATATGGGTCCTTGAAGAAACCAGAGTTTGAAGCTGACTGGAAGAGAATTATTGAGGATCATGGACTTGCAGAAAATCAGTGCCTCAGTTCCTTGTACGAGCATCGGGAATTATGGGCTCCTGCTTATCTGAAAGACCAATTCTGGGTAGGTATGTCAGTTTCACAGCGTGGGGAGTCTGTTGCTTCATACTATGATGGATTTGTGTACCCCAAAACTTCTTTGAAGCAATTTTTCAGTAAATACGAGATGATATTGGAGAGTAAATACAAGAAAGAGTTGCAAGCAGATGAAGAATCCTCCCATAGAACTCCACTGACTGTAACAAAGTTCTACATGGAAGAGCAGTTGGCCAAAGCCTACACAATCAACATGTTCAGGAAATTTCAGGATGAGCTGAAAGCAACAATGTATTGTGATGGCATGCCAAGTAAAGTTGATGGCTCAATTGTTACTTTTGAAGTGAAAGAATGCTCATACATGGAAGATGGAAAGGAGACGGAGAGCAGGACTTGTGAAGTTTATTTTGATAAAGAAGGGCTCACTGTTGTTTGTGAGTGTGGTTTCTATCAGTTCACTGGTATCTTATGTAGACATGCATTGTCTGTGCTAAAGTTGCATGAGATGTTTGAGATTCCGTCAGCATATGTCCTTGATCGTTGGAAAAGAGACTATAAGAAATTGCATGCTTTGGTACATTACCCTAATGAGATGCTCCTTGGTGACACAGTTGAGCGTCATGATTATTTGTTCACACAATGCCGACAGGTGCTCAATTTGGGCTTCATATCTGATAATAGGTACCTTGTTGCTCTGAAGTTACTGAGAGAAGCAGAAAAGGCTCTTCTGGACGAGGGCCAAGCTGCTGGAGAGAGGCAACTGAGGCTTCTCTCATTCGAAGCTGAAACGCCTGAAAATGGACAAGGCCTTTTTGGTCCTGAGTTTTCAGAGGGTGTAAGGAATTCTCTGTCAACAAATGCTAAACGCCGGGGTCGTCCAGCAAAGGAAGTGGCAGACAATTCAGATGCGGCATTACGGTCAAATAAAGAACAG GATTTTCTGCGATCATCATTTGTGACAGCTGAAGCTAACATGATTCAAGGGACACCGTCAGCTTCCCATCATGAAAGTCCTCACATGGAAGTGCATGCAGGCATTGATTTAATG GAAGGAATATCTCCAAACCTGTCATATGGAGCTCCATTTGCAATGGATGTTAATCACCAACATCATCAATTGCCTAATCAACCAAGGATGATGCCGAACAACTTTATGCAG GTACAGACAGATCCCCATGCGTTTGAGAATCAGTGGGGTTACAACCCAACAGTGCAG GATAATTCAATTATAAGAACTCCTACGAGAAGGGTGGGGTAG
- the LOC127307169 gene encoding putative E3 ubiquitin-protein ligase SINA-like 9 encodes MESGDQRGKKPKIELPNGRVKQKVGAEETNGGGGGRAIVAAEAGGASRSRVDITINFDITLLQCPVCALPLKPPVFQCNAEGHVACASCHGKLPGNRCHACDHGGVYGRCVAMDAVVRAARAPCPYDRHGCPSYLAYHDLGSHQSVCPYAPCSCTEPGCVFAGPPAALLGHLIGAHSWPVRSIRYGKVLRLRVPVSEPPRVLLVEEGDGRVFLLSGLVSRSVSLVCVRANEAAGPPYTCKLWADAPPDVATGKENSLLMDSTVTSSAAPGQVAMEEVMFLDVPPVMLHGAGASKEMLLRVRIDKPSRVP; translated from the exons ATGGAGAGCGGTGATCAGAGGGGCAAGAAGCCGAAGATAGAGCTACCCAACGGCAGAGTGAAGCAAAAAGtaggagctgaagaaacaaacggaggaggaggtggtcgggCAATCGTGGCGGCGGAAGCTGGCGGCGCCTCGAGGTCGAGGGTGGACATCACCATCAACTTCGACATAACCCTGCTCCAGTGCCCCGTCTGCGCCCTTCCCCTGAAGCCTCCGGTCTTCCAG TGCAATGCCGAGGGGCACGTCGCCTGCGCGAGCTGCCACGGCAAGCTCCCCGGCAACCGGTGCCACGCCTGCGACCACGGCGGAGTCTACGGCCGCTGCGTCGCGATGGACGCCGTcgtccgcgcggccagggccccgtGCCCCTACGACCGGCACGGCTGCCCCAGCTACCTCGCCTACCACGACCTCGGGAGCCACCAGAGCGTGTGCCCGTACGCGCCCTGCTCCTGCACGGAGCCTGGCTGCGTCTTCGCCGGCCCGCCCGCCGCGCTCCTCGGCCACCTCATCGGCGCTCACTCCTGGCCCGTGCGCAGCATCCGTTATGGCAAGGTCCTCAGGCTCCGCGTGCCGGTCTCCGAGCCGCCGCGGGTGCTGCTCGTCGAGGAGGGCGACGGCCGCGTGTTCCTCCTGTCCGGCCTGGTCTCTAGGTCGGTCTCGCTTGTATGCGTGAGGGCGAACGAGGCGGCGGGGCCGCCGTACACGTGCAAGCTCTGGGCGGATGCGCCGCCGGATGTCGCGACCGGCAAGGAGAATTCCCTCCTCATGGACTCGACGGTCACGAGCAGCGCGGCGCCAGGCCAGGTCGCCATGGAGGAGGTGATGTTCCTGGATGTGCCGCCGGTCATGCTGCATGGAGCTGGAGCGTCCAAGGAGATGCTCCTCCGCGTTCGCATCGACAAGCCCTCACGCGTGCCTTAA
- the LOC127310288 gene encoding putative cyclin-F2-1 → MAFRGSFELLPGPPPSAFFSGRGDQRTAEFDDAYLRAIGKLPPVRFASTPAHHAAALHDSIELPATCELYAAALDFSAHLSYPAVEVTDFESSTRLSDYDADIDVNLRKMELDVNQRPSPGYLDTLLGDLKSQSTRARLIFWMEDVAHHFRLAAGTLQRAVSYVDRVLSERTLWLTDTEMEYALHLLGATAVYTAAKYEEHCTISKVNAAGIAKSCGFATGLEVIDMEFDMVAALGYDLSGPTAYTFVHHFTRHDKGGEQDLEVQRLAHLFAKQSTLDYRWVRHPPSALAASAVFLAKLILNPVASQVPQWNADFEELTGYKPTDLTLEIQTMHRMNPDPRFRALPAFLHDE, encoded by the coding sequence ATGGCTTTTCGTGGATCCTTTGAGCTTCTTCCGGGCCCTCCTCCCTCCGCCTTCTTCTCAGGCCGCGGTGACCAGAGGACGGCGGAGTTCGACGACGCCTACCTCCGGGCCATCGGTAAGCTTCCACCTGTCCGCTTCGCTTCCACCCCCGCCCACCACGCCGCCGCACTCCACGACTCCATCGAGCTCCCGGCGACGTGCGAGCTGTACGCTGCCGCATTGGACTTCAGCGCCCACCTTTCATACCCGGCCGTCGAGGTCACCGACTTCGAGAGCTCGACGCGGCTGTCCGACTACGACGCCGACATCGACGTCAACCTCCGGAAGATGGAGCTGGACGTCAACCAGCGGCCCTCGCCAGGCTACCTGGATACGCTGCTGGGAGATCTCAAGAGCCAGTCCACTCGCGCCCGCCTCATCTTCTGGATGGAGGACGTCGCCCATCACTTCCGCTTGGCCGCCGGGACGCTTCAACGCGCCGTCTCCTACGTCGACCGCGTCCTGTCCGAGCGGACCCTGTGGCTGACTGACACGGAGATGGAGTATGCGCTCCATCTTCTGGGCGCCACGGCCGTCTACACCGCCGCCAAATACGAGGAGCACTGCACAATATCCAAGGTGAACGCCGCGGGCATCGCCAAAAGCTGTGGGTTCGCCACCGGCTTGGAGGTGATCGACATGGAGTTCGACATGGTGGCGGCGCTGGGGTACGATCTCAGCGGACCCACGGCTTATACCTTCGTGCACCACTTCACTAGGCACGACAAAGGAGGAGAGCAAGACTTGGAGGTTCAGCGGTTGGCACATCTCTTCGCCAAACAGTCGACCCTCGACTACAGATGGGTGCGTCACCCGCCGTCCGCCCTGGCGGCGTCGGCGGTCTTCCTCGCCAAGCTGATCCTGAACCCGGTGGCCAGCCAGGTGCCGCAGTGGAACGCAGACTTCGAGGAGCTGACGGGGTACAAGCCCACGGATCTCACCCTCGAAATTCAGACGATGCACAGGATGAATCCCGATCCTCGCTTCCGTGCGTTGCCAGCGTTCTTGCACGACGAGTAG